One Thunnus thynnus chromosome 21, fThuThy2.1, whole genome shotgun sequence DNA segment encodes these proteins:
- the zfhx2 gene encoding zinc finger homeobox protein 4 isoform X2, with product MPDWQPTITGEESGEKVSSESNGAAEWLCPLCQKGQPDRSSLSLHLTEQHSVLPTCVDRLLDIAVLKQSASGAKEDKGALKSSDAVLSQLKPAEDVSSDPCQSSESSDATQTLGDKEMEEERIKEQEGGEAEPQPEEEGNQLTGAKQQNTAENTEIPDASEKSVGKNGVPAANNTRSFKCNACLETFPSRTALSVHYNSASHIQRMTTGSAKQGGESDPQTPSVPVLSRPYISNKPYQCAICRVSYNHAITLESHMKSVLHQTRSRNAGIVANAANSAVATGGLGGSVTSASNTIVSTSGNGTSQLVTTTNCAAPGTLMVTTTKDGEQIQTTQVAPSLLTSPVASAQAVSAFLTLLTSSPNTLSHSLLPSLFAAGAAPGAAAPQLVPQPQMVMPLILNGLQAQTQQHPENQQGQLLTQCVPFVGLSTAQQALLTQRLNSLQNQWPSAGIPTNIQPCVEEQKQSINSEREQEKQDSDGAVEEKVSDQVKDKVKWTTVNIKTEKVEEEDSREFAQGLNIESKVKSESTEDNGKAHRDGTTDGDSSSNQMDLEGDKAVSLTLSPAGPEKNLQNNNLSPSASMPSNSSLSPLNLNLTLSPDSTPQKSQSGTSPCGSLGTPKSSPSTNALTNNQTRPHCNTMASIYPDLPVLSEFQSEVLWAFFESRSEADAASPPREDCEALGREVGLSEEEVRRWLRQARHAKQRQRATELQHLQGVAGFTRNAQSSDNDFDDEESSLIIAEGEDDAEASGSQAIDLSSTRGKRRQRDFGREGQGDSCLTSDSENEVYTSVIVSDEESQNESLREGPESPAKDETQREVHGDKGSVGGKVLRSTTVFLSDAEDEYEDEEGGGGQRSKRKKRKGEFECDEVEVKKERQDPDVDLELEAQGDPPSSQSHSMDQIPSGALHTLPLSLASFSTQFLSPYVLSLTPSMVGDGSKVPVFPNPPTITRFSSSLLSQSLSSHNQTSHYLSNGGDCESALDLSMGKNNSKSASSSSSLADKIAAQKGQLLDGLGLRPTSKGLVVVQVKPESVTAMSSSNTSTSLVNCNNLTKSSIYMRANATLLEREREKEKEKEREQEQQQRKSKGKRYRDMRRSRTIIQAEQLDILYGCYFKDPNPGKHEFEQISEWVHLPKKVVQIWFQNMRARERKGEVRFISDGTLAAVGKPLIKFTWPLSKPIFSNKPAGNNTGCITTTPIVRTLMKTEREPVKELGKPAVVKKITPVPIKPKEFVSSTTVSPVSSSASAVPKTKLETTSNVTMVKVAPKVNPPVLLPPPKDPIPIAPRPSQKRKLDDESEEEKTDEEKDHENEMGPGPWTTNRMVPKLPSTPINNRPPATTVVSQKQNGLNYWTPKVPIKINTLSREQLALPTHTTPRTIPPPPTPSIAPVSPNTPSSAKVASPSTPVVAKSSPTESSFLTHSSSRRPRTHLSCLQLSILQSCYETCAHPNAMECEAIGTELNLPLKVVQIWFQNTRAKEKRWRLQQEKMSPLSGGKVDMSSGSYLQYNALKANRPILPKPVQLTVTDPPASPMAGQSVPKETLTGRCDACNISFESRAAARAHVFSPRHLATLRTTNFGQPTTLVNKNGTGNGGPGSAVPSSQVSHSTQVTSSGAGSGGEMVIESPPPTATSNS from the exons ATGCCCGATTGGCAGCCCACAATCACAGGG gagGAGTCTGGAGAGAAGGTGAGCAGTGAAAGCAATGGAGCAGCAGAGTGGCTGTGCCCCCTGTGCCAAAAAGGGCAACCAGACAGATCCTCCCTGTCTCTACATCTCACTGAGCAACACAGCGTACTTCCAACTTGTGTCGACAGACTGCTGGACATT GCTGTTCTAAAACAGAGTGCCAGTGGAGCGAAAGAGGACAAAGGTGCTCTAAAGTCTTCAG ATGCTGTATTGTCACAACTGAAGCCCGCTGAAGACGTCAGTTCAGACCCCTGCCAATCTAGTGAGAGTTCAGACGCTACCCAGACGCTCGGAGAcaaagagatggaggaagagagaataAAGGAACAGGAGGGAGGTGAAGCTGAGCCACAGCCAGAAGAGGAGGGAAATCAACTCACAGGAGCCAAACAGCAAAATACAgctgaaaatacagaaatccCAGACGCTAGTGAAAAGTCAGTTGGTAAAAATGGTGTGCCAGCTGCAAATAACACCCGGTCGTTCAAATGCAATGCTTGCCTGGAAACCTTTCCCAGCAGAACTGCCTTGAGCGTTCATTACAACTCTGCATCCCACATTCAGAGGATGACAACAGGCTCTGCAAAACAAGGTGGGGAAAGTGATCCCCAAACTCCTTCAGTACCTGTCCTGTCTCGGCCATATATATCAAACAAACCCTACCAGTGTGCTATTTGTCGAGTCTCTTACAATCATGCCATCACCCTTGAGAGCCATATGAAATCCGTCTTGCACCAGACCCGCAGCAGAAATGCTGGCATTGTTGCAAATGCTGCAAACAGTGCAGTGGCCACTGGTGGTTTGGGAGGCAGTGTCACCAGTGCTTCAAACACTATAGTGAGCACATCTGGAAATGGAACCAGCCAGTTAGTTACCACCACCAACTGTGCAGCTCCTGGAACCTTGATGGTGACTACTACAAAAGATGGAGAGCAGATCCAAACAACACAAGtcgctccctccctcctcacctCCCCTGTGGCCTCAGCTCAGGCAGTTTCAGCCTTTCTCACCCTCCTTACATCTAGTCccaacacactctcacactccctcctcccctccttgtTTGCAGCTGGTGCTGCTCCTGGTGCCGCCGCACCTCAGCTTGTGCCTCAGCCTCAGATGGTCATGCCCTTGATCTTGAATGGGCTCCAAGCCCAAACCCAGCAGCACCCAGAAAACCAGCAAGGCCAGCTCCTTACCCAGTGTGTGCCATTCGTAGGTCTCAGCACAGCCCAGCAAGCCCTCCTAACCCAAAGACTTAACAGCTTACAGAACCAGTGGCCCTCTGCAGGAATTCCAACAAACATACAGCCCTGTGTGgaagagcaaaaacagagtataaacagtgagagagaacaagagaagcAGGACAGCGATGGGGCAGTTGAAGAAAAGGTCTCAGATCAGGTCAAGGACAAGGTTAAGTGGACTACAGTGAACATTAAAACTGAGAAAGTTGAGGAAGAGGACAGTAGAGAATTTGCACAAGGTCTTAATATAGAAAGCAAAGTGAAGAGTGAGAGTACTGAAGACAATGGGAAGGCACATAGAGATGGCACAACAGATGGAGACAGCTCGTCTAATCAGATGGACCTGGAAGGTGATAAAGCAGTTAGCCTGACTCTCTCCCCAGCGGGCCCAGAGAAGAACCTCCAAAATAACAACCTCTCGCCTTCTGCATCTATGCCCAGCAACTCAAGCCTCAGTCCTTTAAATTTAAACCTTACACTTAGCCCTGATTCTACTCCTCAAAAATCACAATCTGGCACTAGCCCATGTGGTTCTCTTGGCACCCCAAAATCCAGCCCGAGTACAAATGCCTTAACAAACAATCAAACTCGGCCCCATTGTAATACAATGGCATCCATTTATCCAGACCTTCCAGTGCTGTCAGAGTTTCAGTCAGAGGTTCTTTGGGCGTTCTTCGAGTCACGAAGTGAGGCTGATGCTGCAAGTCCTCCCCGTGAGGACTGTGAGGCGCTTGGCAGAGAGGTAGGACTTTCTGAGGAAGAGGTGCGTAGGTGGCTGAGGCAGGCCCGACATGCCAAACAAAGACAGAGGGCAACAGAGTTGCAACACCTGCAAGGCGTGGCAGGATTCACAAGAAATGCTCAAAGTTCTGACAATGACTTTGATGACGAAGAAAGCTCACTGATTATAGCAGAAGGTGAAGATGACGCTGAAGCTTCAGGTAGTCAAGCAATCGATCTGTCTAGTACAAGAGGGAAACGCAGACAGAGAGATTTTGGAAGGGAGGGTCAGGGAGATTCCTGTCTGACCTCTGACTCAGAAAATGAGGTCTACACCTCTGTCATTGTGTCAGATGAGGAAAGTCAGAATGAGTCTTTGAGGGAAGGTCCTGAGAGCCCTGCTAAAGATGAAACACAGCGGGAGGTCCATGGTGACAAGGGGTCAGTTGGAGGAAAGGTCTTGCGCTCCACAACTGTGTTTCTGTCCGATGCGGAGGATGAGTATGAagatgaggagggaggagggggtcAGAGGtccaagagaaaaaagagaaagggggAGTTTGAGTGTGATGAGGTGGAAGTGAAGAAGGAGAGACAAGACCCAGATGTGGATCTTGAGTTGGAGGCCCAAGGGGATCCTCCAAGTTCACAGTCCCACTCCATGGACCAGATTCCAAGTGGTGCTCTCCACacacttcctctgtctctcGCTTCCTTTTCTACTCAATTCCTTAGCCCCTATGTCCTCTCTCTTACTCCATCAATGGTTGGAGATGGGAGCAAAGTACCTGTCTTTCCTAACCCACCAACCATCACACGCTTCTCCAGCTCTCTTCTctcacagtctctctcttcCCACAACCAAACTTCTCACTACTTGTCCAATGGTGGTGACTGTGAGTCTGCTCTGGATCTCAGCATGGGGAAAAACAATTCAAAATCTGCTTCTTCCTCATCATCTCTTGCTGATAAAATTGCAGCACAGAAGGGACAGTTGCTGGATGGGCTTGGCCTAAGGCCCACATCCAAAGGTCTGGTTGTTGTCCAGGTTAAACCTGAATCTGTTACTGCCATGTCCTCTTCCAATACCAGTACGAGTCTGGTCAACTGCAATAACTTGACAAAGTCTAGTATTTACATGAGGGCAAATGCCACACTATTAGAAAGGGAgcgagaaaaggagaaagagaaggagagagagcaggagcagcagcagaggaagtcCAAAGGAAAAAGGTATCGGGATATGCGGCGTTCAAGGACCATCATTCAAGCTGAACAACTTGATATACTGTATGGCTGCTATTTCAAAGACCCAAACCCTGGGAAACATGAGTTTGAACAGATTTCAGAATGGGTTCACCTTCCAAAGAAGGTTGTTCAGATTTGGTTCCAGAACATGAGGGCAAGGGAACGCAAGGGTGAAGTCCGATTCATCAGTGATGGGACCCTGGCAGCAGTTGGCAAACCCCTCATCAAATTTACCTGGCCTCTTTCCAAACCAATATTTTCCAACAAGCCTGCTGGAAACAATACTGGATGCATCACAACTACTCCAATTGTGCGCACCCTCATGAAGACAGAGCGAGAGCCTGTAAAGGAGCTGGGAAAACCAGCTGTGGTGAAAAAAATAACCCCAGTTCCTATCAAGCCTAAGGAGTTTGTTTCCTCTACCACAGTCTCTCCTGTGAGCAGCAGTGCCTCTGCAGTGCCAAAGACCAAGCTCGAAACCACCAGCAATGTCACTATGGTCAAAGTTGCACCCAAAGTCAACCCCCCTGTCCTTTTACCACCACCCAAGGATCCCATCCCCATTGCCCCACGACCGTCCCAGAAGCGAAAGCTAGACGACGAGAGCGAGGAGGAAAAGACTGATGAAGAGAAAGACCATGAGAATGAGATGGGTCCGGGACCATGGACCACTAACCGCATGGTGCCCAAGCTGCCCTCAACACCCATCAACAACAGGCCTCCTGCCACAACAGTGGTGTCACAAAAACAGAATGGGCTTAACTACTGGACCCCTAAAGTCCCTATTAAGATCAACACCCTATCAAGAGAACAACTGGCTCTTCCCACACACACGACTCCTCGTACcatcccccctcctcccaccccCAGTATTGCACCAGTCAGCCCGAATACCCCTAGTTCTGCCAAAGTGGCCAGCCCATCTACCCCGGTTGTAGCTAAATCAAGTCCAACAGAAAGCAGCTTTCTGACCCATTCATCCAGCCGCAGGCCACGCACACACTTGTCCTGCCTACAACTGTCCATTCTGCAATCCTGTTATGAGACCTGTGCCCACCCTAATGCCATGGAGTGTGAGGCCATCGGCACTGAGCTCAACCTGCCACTCAAGGTGGTGCAGATCTGGTTCCAAAACACCAGAGCCAAGGAGAAGCGCTGGAGGCTGCAGCAAGAGAAAATG TCGCCTCTGTCAGGTGGGAAAGTGGACATGAGCTCAGGAAGCTACCTGCAGTACAACGCTCTCAAAGCCAATCGTCCCATCCTGCCCAAACCAGTTCAGCTGACAGTTACTGATCCTCCAGCTTCCCCAATGGCCGGCCAGTCTGTGCCAAAGGAGACCCTGACGGGCCGCTGTGATGCCTGCAACATCTCCTTTGAATCCCGGGCTGCAGCAAGGGCCCATGTCTTCTCTCCACGTCATCTGGCAACCCTGAGAACCACTAACTTTGGCCAGCCGACGACGCTCGTCAACAAGAACGGAACCGGAAATGGGGGACCTGGCAGCGCTGTGCCAAGCTCGCAGGTCTCTCATTCCACTCAAGTAACCAGCTCTGGTGCTGGTTCTGGAGGGGAGATGGTTATTGAGTCGCCTCCACCAACGGCCACCAGCAACAGTTAA
- the zfhx2 gene encoding zinc finger homeobox protein 4 isoform X3 → MQEESGEKVSSESNGAAEWLCPLCQKGQPDRSSLSLHLTEQHSVLPTCVDRLLDIAVLKQSASGAKEDKGALKSSDAVLSQLKPAEDVSSDPCQSSESSDATQTLGDKEMEEERIKEQEGGEAEPQPEEEGNQLTGAKQQNTAENTEIPDASEKSVGKNGVPAANNTRSFKCNACLETFPSRTALSVHYNSASHIQRMTTGSAKQGGESDPQTPSVPVLSRPYISNKPYQCAICRVSYNHAITLESHMKSVLHQTRSRNAGIVANAANSAVATGGLGGSVTSASNTIVSTSGNGTSQLVTTTNCAAPGTLMVTTTKDGEQIQTTQVAPSLLTSPVASAQAVSAFLTLLTSSPNTLSHSLLPSLFAAGAAPGAAAPQLVPQPQMVMPLILNGLQAQTQQHPENQQGQLLTQCVPFVGLSTAQQALLTQRLNSLQNQWPSAGIPTNIQPCVEEQKQSINSEREQEKQDSDGAVEEKVSDQVKDKVKWTTVNIKTEKVEEEDSREFAQGLNIESKVKSESTEDNGKAHRDGTTDGDSSSNQMDLEGDKAVSLTLSPAGPEKNLQNNNLSPSASMPSNSSLSPLNLNLTLSPDSTPQKSQSGTSPCGSLGTPKSSPSTNALTNNQTRPHCNTMASIYPDLPVLSEFQSEVLWAFFESRSEADAASPPREDCEALGREVGLSEEEVRRWLRQARHAKQRQRATELQHLQGVAGFTRNAQSSDNDFDDEESSLIIAEGEDDAEASGSQAIDLSSTRGKRRQRDFGREGQGDSCLTSDSENEVYTSVIVSDEESQNESLREGPESPAKDETQREVHGDKGSVGGKVLRSTTVFLSDAEDEYEDEEGGGGQRSKRKKRKGEFECDEVEVKKERQDPDVDLELEAQGDPPSSQSHSMDQIPSGALHTLPLSLASFSTQFLSPYVLSLTPSMVGDGSKVPVFPNPPTITRFSSSLLSQSLSSHNQTSHYLSNGGDCESALDLSMGKNNSKSASSSSSLADKIAAQKGQLLDGLGLRPTSKGLVVVQVKPESVTAMSSSNTSTSLVNCNNLTKSSIYMRANATLLEREREKEKEKEREQEQQQRKSKGKRYRDMRRSRTIIQAEQLDILYGCYFKDPNPGKHEFEQISEWVHLPKKVVQIWFQNMRARERKGEVRFISDGTLAAVGKPLIKFTWPLSKPIFSNKPAGNNTGCITTTPIVRTLMKTEREPVKELGKPAVVKKITPVPIKPKEFVSSTTVSPVSSSASAVPKTKLETTSNVTMVKVAPKVNPPVLLPPPKDPIPIAPRPSQKRKLDDESEEEKTDEEKDHENEMGPGPWTTNRMVPKLPSTPINNRPPATTVVSQKQNGLNYWTPKVPIKINTLSREQLALPTHTTPRTIPPPPTPSIAPVSPNTPSSAKVASPSTPVVAKSSPTESSFLTHSSSRRPRTHLSCLQLSILQSCYETCAHPNAMECEAIGTELNLPLKVVQIWFQNTRAKEKRWRLQQEKMSPLSGGKVDMSSGSYLQYNALKANRPILPKPVQLTVTDPPASPMAGQSVPKETLTGRCDACNISFESRAAARAHVFSPRHLATLRTTNFGQPTTLVNKNGTGNGGPGSAVPSSQVSHSTQVTSSGAGSGGEMVIESPPPTATSNS, encoded by the exons ATGCAG gagGAGTCTGGAGAGAAGGTGAGCAGTGAAAGCAATGGAGCAGCAGAGTGGCTGTGCCCCCTGTGCCAAAAAGGGCAACCAGACAGATCCTCCCTGTCTCTACATCTCACTGAGCAACACAGCGTACTTCCAACTTGTGTCGACAGACTGCTGGACATT GCTGTTCTAAAACAGAGTGCCAGTGGAGCGAAAGAGGACAAAGGTGCTCTAAAGTCTTCAG ATGCTGTATTGTCACAACTGAAGCCCGCTGAAGACGTCAGTTCAGACCCCTGCCAATCTAGTGAGAGTTCAGACGCTACCCAGACGCTCGGAGAcaaagagatggaggaagagagaataAAGGAACAGGAGGGAGGTGAAGCTGAGCCACAGCCAGAAGAGGAGGGAAATCAACTCACAGGAGCCAAACAGCAAAATACAgctgaaaatacagaaatccCAGACGCTAGTGAAAAGTCAGTTGGTAAAAATGGTGTGCCAGCTGCAAATAACACCCGGTCGTTCAAATGCAATGCTTGCCTGGAAACCTTTCCCAGCAGAACTGCCTTGAGCGTTCATTACAACTCTGCATCCCACATTCAGAGGATGACAACAGGCTCTGCAAAACAAGGTGGGGAAAGTGATCCCCAAACTCCTTCAGTACCTGTCCTGTCTCGGCCATATATATCAAACAAACCCTACCAGTGTGCTATTTGTCGAGTCTCTTACAATCATGCCATCACCCTTGAGAGCCATATGAAATCCGTCTTGCACCAGACCCGCAGCAGAAATGCTGGCATTGTTGCAAATGCTGCAAACAGTGCAGTGGCCACTGGTGGTTTGGGAGGCAGTGTCACCAGTGCTTCAAACACTATAGTGAGCACATCTGGAAATGGAACCAGCCAGTTAGTTACCACCACCAACTGTGCAGCTCCTGGAACCTTGATGGTGACTACTACAAAAGATGGAGAGCAGATCCAAACAACACAAGtcgctccctccctcctcacctCCCCTGTGGCCTCAGCTCAGGCAGTTTCAGCCTTTCTCACCCTCCTTACATCTAGTCccaacacactctcacactccctcctcccctccttgtTTGCAGCTGGTGCTGCTCCTGGTGCCGCCGCACCTCAGCTTGTGCCTCAGCCTCAGATGGTCATGCCCTTGATCTTGAATGGGCTCCAAGCCCAAACCCAGCAGCACCCAGAAAACCAGCAAGGCCAGCTCCTTACCCAGTGTGTGCCATTCGTAGGTCTCAGCACAGCCCAGCAAGCCCTCCTAACCCAAAGACTTAACAGCTTACAGAACCAGTGGCCCTCTGCAGGAATTCCAACAAACATACAGCCCTGTGTGgaagagcaaaaacagagtataaacagtgagagagaacaagagaagcAGGACAGCGATGGGGCAGTTGAAGAAAAGGTCTCAGATCAGGTCAAGGACAAGGTTAAGTGGACTACAGTGAACATTAAAACTGAGAAAGTTGAGGAAGAGGACAGTAGAGAATTTGCACAAGGTCTTAATATAGAAAGCAAAGTGAAGAGTGAGAGTACTGAAGACAATGGGAAGGCACATAGAGATGGCACAACAGATGGAGACAGCTCGTCTAATCAGATGGACCTGGAAGGTGATAAAGCAGTTAGCCTGACTCTCTCCCCAGCGGGCCCAGAGAAGAACCTCCAAAATAACAACCTCTCGCCTTCTGCATCTATGCCCAGCAACTCAAGCCTCAGTCCTTTAAATTTAAACCTTACACTTAGCCCTGATTCTACTCCTCAAAAATCACAATCTGGCACTAGCCCATGTGGTTCTCTTGGCACCCCAAAATCCAGCCCGAGTACAAATGCCTTAACAAACAATCAAACTCGGCCCCATTGTAATACAATGGCATCCATTTATCCAGACCTTCCAGTGCTGTCAGAGTTTCAGTCAGAGGTTCTTTGGGCGTTCTTCGAGTCACGAAGTGAGGCTGATGCTGCAAGTCCTCCCCGTGAGGACTGTGAGGCGCTTGGCAGAGAGGTAGGACTTTCTGAGGAAGAGGTGCGTAGGTGGCTGAGGCAGGCCCGACATGCCAAACAAAGACAGAGGGCAACAGAGTTGCAACACCTGCAAGGCGTGGCAGGATTCACAAGAAATGCTCAAAGTTCTGACAATGACTTTGATGACGAAGAAAGCTCACTGATTATAGCAGAAGGTGAAGATGACGCTGAAGCTTCAGGTAGTCAAGCAATCGATCTGTCTAGTACAAGAGGGAAACGCAGACAGAGAGATTTTGGAAGGGAGGGTCAGGGAGATTCCTGTCTGACCTCTGACTCAGAAAATGAGGTCTACACCTCTGTCATTGTGTCAGATGAGGAAAGTCAGAATGAGTCTTTGAGGGAAGGTCCTGAGAGCCCTGCTAAAGATGAAACACAGCGGGAGGTCCATGGTGACAAGGGGTCAGTTGGAGGAAAGGTCTTGCGCTCCACAACTGTGTTTCTGTCCGATGCGGAGGATGAGTATGAagatgaggagggaggagggggtcAGAGGtccaagagaaaaaagagaaagggggAGTTTGAGTGTGATGAGGTGGAAGTGAAGAAGGAGAGACAAGACCCAGATGTGGATCTTGAGTTGGAGGCCCAAGGGGATCCTCCAAGTTCACAGTCCCACTCCATGGACCAGATTCCAAGTGGTGCTCTCCACacacttcctctgtctctcGCTTCCTTTTCTACTCAATTCCTTAGCCCCTATGTCCTCTCTCTTACTCCATCAATGGTTGGAGATGGGAGCAAAGTACCTGTCTTTCCTAACCCACCAACCATCACACGCTTCTCCAGCTCTCTTCTctcacagtctctctcttcCCACAACCAAACTTCTCACTACTTGTCCAATGGTGGTGACTGTGAGTCTGCTCTGGATCTCAGCATGGGGAAAAACAATTCAAAATCTGCTTCTTCCTCATCATCTCTTGCTGATAAAATTGCAGCACAGAAGGGACAGTTGCTGGATGGGCTTGGCCTAAGGCCCACATCCAAAGGTCTGGTTGTTGTCCAGGTTAAACCTGAATCTGTTACTGCCATGTCCTCTTCCAATACCAGTACGAGTCTGGTCAACTGCAATAACTTGACAAAGTCTAGTATTTACATGAGGGCAAATGCCACACTATTAGAAAGGGAgcgagaaaaggagaaagagaaggagagagagcaggagcagcagcagaggaagtcCAAAGGAAAAAGGTATCGGGATATGCGGCGTTCAAGGACCATCATTCAAGCTGAACAACTTGATATACTGTATGGCTGCTATTTCAAAGACCCAAACCCTGGGAAACATGAGTTTGAACAGATTTCAGAATGGGTTCACCTTCCAAAGAAGGTTGTTCAGATTTGGTTCCAGAACATGAGGGCAAGGGAACGCAAGGGTGAAGTCCGATTCATCAGTGATGGGACCCTGGCAGCAGTTGGCAAACCCCTCATCAAATTTACCTGGCCTCTTTCCAAACCAATATTTTCCAACAAGCCTGCTGGAAACAATACTGGATGCATCACAACTACTCCAATTGTGCGCACCCTCATGAAGACAGAGCGAGAGCCTGTAAAGGAGCTGGGAAAACCAGCTGTGGTGAAAAAAATAACCCCAGTTCCTATCAAGCCTAAGGAGTTTGTTTCCTCTACCACAGTCTCTCCTGTGAGCAGCAGTGCCTCTGCAGTGCCAAAGACCAAGCTCGAAACCACCAGCAATGTCACTATGGTCAAAGTTGCACCCAAAGTCAACCCCCCTGTCCTTTTACCACCACCCAAGGATCCCATCCCCATTGCCCCACGACCGTCCCAGAAGCGAAAGCTAGACGACGAGAGCGAGGAGGAAAAGACTGATGAAGAGAAAGACCATGAGAATGAGATGGGTCCGGGACCATGGACCACTAACCGCATGGTGCCCAAGCTGCCCTCAACACCCATCAACAACAGGCCTCCTGCCACAACAGTGGTGTCACAAAAACAGAATGGGCTTAACTACTGGACCCCTAAAGTCCCTATTAAGATCAACACCCTATCAAGAGAACAACTGGCTCTTCCCACACACACGACTCCTCGTACcatcccccctcctcccaccccCAGTATTGCACCAGTCAGCCCGAATACCCCTAGTTCTGCCAAAGTGGCCAGCCCATCTACCCCGGTTGTAGCTAAATCAAGTCCAACAGAAAGCAGCTTTCTGACCCATTCATCCAGCCGCAGGCCACGCACACACTTGTCCTGCCTACAACTGTCCATTCTGCAATCCTGTTATGAGACCTGTGCCCACCCTAATGCCATGGAGTGTGAGGCCATCGGCACTGAGCTCAACCTGCCACTCAAGGTGGTGCAGATCTGGTTCCAAAACACCAGAGCCAAGGAGAAGCGCTGGAGGCTGCAGCAAGAGAAAATG TCGCCTCTGTCAGGTGGGAAAGTGGACATGAGCTCAGGAAGCTACCTGCAGTACAACGCTCTCAAAGCCAATCGTCCCATCCTGCCCAAACCAGTTCAGCTGACAGTTACTGATCCTCCAGCTTCCCCAATGGCCGGCCAGTCTGTGCCAAAGGAGACCCTGACGGGCCGCTGTGATGCCTGCAACATCTCCTTTGAATCCCGGGCTGCAGCAAGGGCCCATGTCTTCTCTCCACGTCATCTGGCAACCCTGAGAACCACTAACTTTGGCCAGCCGACGACGCTCGTCAACAAGAACGGAACCGGAAATGGGGGACCTGGCAGCGCTGTGCCAAGCTCGCAGGTCTCTCATTCCACTCAAGTAACCAGCTCTGGTGCTGGTTCTGGAGGGGAGATGGTTATTGAGTCGCCTCCACCAACGGCCACCAGCAACAGTTAA